The following proteins are encoded in a genomic region of Triticum dicoccoides isolate Atlit2015 ecotype Zavitan chromosome 1B, WEW_v2.0, whole genome shotgun sequence:
- the LOC119349956 gene encoding uncharacterized protein LOC119349956: MDFSGVFDSWPLFLDLASGTHMPIRSFLLMVSGADAAAVVPRTDDGTELLYATVEPLKGSTQSCRGTTPKDTARPARSAGAAILPSSSTTARRPSVYGGADYRYQQYQRGGSSDSDEPSFFLSPSPCASSKLKMTELHTYKNFLMHCYFSRWFRV, from the exons ATGGATTTCTCCGGGGTATTCGATTCCTGGCCTCTGTTCCTCGACCTCGCGTCAGGGACGCATATGCCCATCCGGTCGTTCCTCCTCATGGTCAGCGGTGCAGATGCGGCCGCTGTCGTTCCTCGCACAGACGATGGTACGGAACTCCTCTACGCGACG GTGGAACCATTGAAAGGGAGCACACAAAGCTGCAGAGGCACAACTCCAAAGGACACAGCACG CCCAGCAAGGTCGGCCGGCGCAGCGATTCTCCCGAGTTCCAGCACCACCGCCCGCCGTCCGTCCGTCTATGGCGGCGCCGACTACCGATATCAGCAGTACCAGCGCGGCGGCAGCAGCGATAGCGACGAGCCCAGCTTCTTCCTTTCCCCCTCACCTTGTGCGTCCTCCAAGCTCAAG ATGACGGAACTGCACACGTACAAAAACTTTCTCATGCACTGCTACTT CTCCAGGTGGTTTAGGGTGTGA
- the LOC119349957 gene encoding putative disease resistance protein RGA3, translating to MEGMEEQHKTLKRKLPAILDVITDAEEQAMAHRKGAKAWLQELKTVAYEANEVFDEFKYEALRREAKKKGHYKELGFDVIKLFPAHNRVAFHYKMGRKLCLILQAIEVLIAEMQFFGFKYQPQPPVSKEWRQTNYVITDPQEIASRSGDKDKAEIVGTLLRQANHVYLAVVAIVGMGGIGKTTLAQLIYNEPGIQKHFQLLLWVCVSDTFDVNSLTKSIVEASPKKNDDTDKPPLERLQKLVSRQGYLLVLDDV from the coding sequence ATGGAGGGAATGGAGGAGCAGCACAAGACTCTCAAACGCAAGCTTCCAGCCATCCTTGACGTCATCACCGACGCCGAGGAGCAGGCCATGGCACACAGGAAAGGTGCTAAAGCCTGGCTCCAGGAGCTCAAGACGGTGGCCTATGAGGCGAATGAAGTGTTCGATGAATTCAAGTACGAAGCACTCCGCCGTGAAGCAAAGAAAAAGGGCCACTACAAAGAGCTTGGCTTCGATGTGATAAAACTCTTCCCTGCTCACAACCGTGTTGCGTTCCATTACAAAATGGGTCGCAAGCTTTGCCTGATTCTGCAAGCCATTGAGGTCCTCATAGCAGAGATGCAGTTCTTTGGGTTCAAGTATCAACCGCAGCCGCCGGTGTCCAAGGAGTGGAGGCAGACCAATTATGTTATCACCGACCCGCAAGAAATTGCCAGCAGATCCGGAGACAAAGATAAGGCGGAAATTGTTGGTACACTACTTCGTCAAGCTAATCATGTATATCTCGCAGTGGTTGCCATCGTTGGAATGGGGGGCATTGGTAAGACCACATTAGCACAGCTCATATATAATGAACCTGGAATTCAGAAGCATTTCCAGTTGTTGTTGTGGGTATGTGTCTCTGATACCTTTGATGTGAACTCCCTGACCAAGAGTATAGTTGAAGCATCTCCCAAGAAAAATGATGATACTGACAAACCACCACTAGAGAGACTTCAGAAATTGGTTAGCAGGCAGGGGTATCTCCTTGTATTGGATGATGTCTAG